Proteins encoded within one genomic window of Canis lupus dingo isolate Sandy chromosome 28, ASM325472v2, whole genome shotgun sequence:
- the LOC112672573 gene encoding olfactory receptor 13A1, whose translation MNLWVEIHLIALETPLSPRTMSNKTLVTEFILQGFSEHPEYHMLLFSCFLSLYSVALTGNILIILAITFNPGLHTPMYFFLFNLATMDIICTSSIMPKALEGLVSEESSISYGACMAQLYFLTWAASSELLLLTVMAYDRYAAICHPLHYSTTMSMAFCSKLATGVWVLCAFNTAIHTGLMLRLNFCGPNVITHFFCEVPPLLLLSCSSTYVNSIMIVLADAFYGILNFLMTIVSYGFIISSILKMRTAEGKKKAFSTCSSHLIVVCMYYTAVFYAYISPVSSYSPGKSKLAGVLYTILSPTLNPLIYTLRNKEVKAALRKLFSFSRN comes from the coding sequence ATGAATCTGTGGGTAGAGATTCACTTGATAGCCCTGGAAACCCCTCTCAGCCCAAGGACCATGAGTAACAAGACGCTAGTAACAGAGTTTATCCTGCAGGGCTTTTCAGAGCACCCAGAATACCATATGCTCTTATTCAGctgtttcctctccctctactctgtGGCCCTCACAGGTAATATCCTCATCATTTTGGCCATCACCTTCAACCCTGGGCTCCATACCCCCATGTACTTTTTTCTCTTCAACTTGGCTACTATGGATATTATCTGCACCTCTTCCATCATGCCCAAAGCACTGGAGGGTCTGGTATCAGAGGAGAGCTCTATCTCTTATGGGGCCTGCATGGCCCAGCTCTATTTTCTCACATGGGCTGCATCCTCCGAGCTGCTCCTCCTCACGGTCATGGCCTATGACCGGTATGCAGCCATCTGCCACCCTCTGCACTACAGCACGACAATGAGCATGGCATTCTGCAGTAAGCTGGCCACAGGTGTATGGGTGCTTTGTGCCTTCAACACAGCCATCCACACTGGGCTGATGCTGCGGTTAAATTTCTGTGGCCCTAACGTCATTACCCATTTTTTCTGTGAGGTCCCTCCTCTGTTGCTTCTCTCCTGTAGCTCCACCTATGTGAACAGCATCATGATTGTCCTAGCTGATGCCTTTTATGGCATATTGAACTTCCTGATGACCATTGTGTCATACGGCTTTATTATCTCTAGCATCCTAAAAATGCGGACtgcagaggggaagaaaaaagccTTTTCCACTTGCTCTTCTCACCTCATTGTGGTGTGTATGTATTATACTGCTGTCTTCTATGCCTACATAAGCCCTGTCTCCAGCTATAGTCCAGGGAAGAGCAAGTTGGCTGGTGTACTGTACACCATATTGAGCCCTACACTCAACCCCCTCATCTATACTTTGAGAAACAAGGAGGTCAAGGCAGCCCTCAGGaagcttttctccttctccagaaATTAA